The stretch of DNA GTTTCAtctgatttaaaaaaattagccagcaACAAATCACTAGGTCCGATTAATGTTCCatctgattaaaaaaaaatttaaccaaCAAAAATTAGTGGATCCGATTTCATGCAACGTATATTCTTCTTTACACAAATCGAATCgtctaatttgtattttttttttctacaaaaaaatcaaacgatTCAATTTCATCCccctaatttttataatattatgcCGTTACAAGAGTATAAATCACCCTCAATCTCTATAAACCAACATAACTCATAATTGtgaatcatataaaaaaaattagccatcgCGTACACCTCATTCGTGGAGAAAATAGGATGTCTTTCCTTTTGCGATGAGCCATACTTCGGACATATCTTTACCAGCAAGAGCAATATATATTCAcactttaattattatttttacatagaaatatttgtatataaaaagatatttatatttttacatataaaaaaagtGTTATGTacatgtaaaattatatatttgtgtataatatatgtgatatttaattaaaaaaaatgctaaaaaattattagaatttattattatttattattaattaatcattaatatttaaaatatgagataaaatatatgattgaattattaaattaaaaaattaaataaataactaaataataattaaaataataaattttgataatgtgctaatattttttaattgattgtaatatgtttttatattttattatatattctatATATTTGACTAATTTTATTGACACGTAGGATATTTATTTACATATACATTCCatctttattcttattaaataaAGTTTGGATGGAAAAATTTACTGGACCCCAATGCAGAATGtcatggtaaaaaaaaaatattaatatcgtatatataatcatttattattttgatttgaccaattttatgatgaaaatttttttgtgtaaaaataataaaaggaaatGTATCATCAAACGTtaaaagttaataaaattaaaataataaattttttaaataaatatctaactatttattaaatttttttttatcttttcattattttttctctttaccATAACATATACATTcttatttaaagtaaaaaatatttattattttgactaatatcatatttattatttttgtacatatttaataaataaaaatataaattaataagaatatttgtttttattaataatctaataattataaatttattgtcaCTCAAcaattttttagtttcttttatGTGAACTAAGTCAAgtttttttatatgtaaaaattCAGGTGTAATgaatttcacgtgaagttgataggtgagaattgttagatgaaaatttagtcaaataagtCAAATTATCTGAcggctctcaactatcaacttcacgtaaagtcgtttacacctgaattttcacctacTTAAAATTAGCTTGAATTCTAGGGGGTATTAATGGGTCGGATGAACCCGGATTTGATGTTATACAAACATGACCCGAAATATATACCGGACACATTTGTTAGACCCGAATCCGACCATAAACCCGATGAAACCTACACACTTTTGGGTCACGATTATACCGGATAAAAATCGGGTCGTTAACATTACCTTCTTGTAAGTTAGtatgtgaaaatatccaaattttcaaggctccaactattatttgacatggtaaaattcacttagaaaaatataacaagaaccaatcatttcctaaaattaaagcataaccacaattaatactaatattgtctaataacaccaaatatttaaatcaatacaaataacacaatattatgcattagtctaaagtcttatacattttaaatataaaacattaacttatagttttataataactaataccaaaaaatatatattaaagtttacaatacttaaattttacataaaaataccaatcatccatcactaataatacaaaatattaattgtgtataatAATTGGGCTATCGGGATGAATTCAGATGACCTGAACTATGGTTCGAACCCAATCTTATATAATAACTGAGTCTATTTTTGAAATCCTTATCTAAtcttaaattcaataaaatcaTATCAAATTAGTTTCTAAAAAATTTGGGACCGGATCGAATCTTCGGATTGGACTGGGCCATTAACACCCTATTGAATTCAATGTACGGAAAAATAATTTGCTAAAATTCCtttctttctaaaaaaaatagataaagcgCCATTTTTAATAGAGGCGAGGACTttcttgaaaaatgaaaaataaagataatgaaTTCCGGCCATTTGCTCTTATTAGAAGTTAGAgtaacaaaaatatagaaaaagcaAAGGGGGAAGGAAGTGTAGACGCCGCCACTGTAGTGCCACGTAGGTTCGAATTATTTCCGAAGCAGGTGGCTTTTATCCACGAAGCGGGAGGTTCGGAGTAGACAGCTGGAGACAGCCTGTCACCAACAAAGTCCCACTCACCTGACCACCTATTCCTCTCTTCCCTTCCCTTCCCtgcactctctctctctctctctctcgtttCTTCCTCCATTGCAATTTAGATTTAGggtttcttctttctctctctctccttgtTTCGCTGATCCATCTTCGATTGTCTTCCCCGTTCGGTGTCGGATCAACATTCTCTGCTCTGTAAGCTCTCTCTTGATTACTCTTTCTTTCTCCGCTTCATTGTTccgcttttcttttctttctctcttttttttactgCATATTCCGTTCTCTCTGTGATCTCCTCTGTAATCTTCAATTTTGTCTACTAATTTACCCTGCATTTTGTGTTCTGAAGATTAAGCataggttttgattttgattctaATTTTGATTTGTTGTATCGTTTGTCCTgttatgatattttatttggtttggttttggttgctCTCCGAAAACCTGGCTGGCTTCTGATTttgtttacattttttttaactgtGAATGAATGGTTTGCTTATCAATAAGTTAACTTGCATTATCAATAGTTGCTTTCTGCATACTTGCTATCTTAATTTTGATTTCTCTCTCAAGTTTTATCAGCGAGTGTTCATTTATTGCTATGTTTCTGAAATTTATGCTATGACCTTATTAGCAGTAGTTTTCAGAGATCCTTTTAACTAGCACAACGGTGATATATTGTACTTGTGCCGTTGAATAATTGATTCGAAGATACCAGAAAACAAGGAACCTATTCTCAAACTTCAACAGGACCTCGTTACTGTTTTGAAGTTAATTCTCTGTGGACAAGTGCATTTAGTAGTCTGCACTTATACGCCCGTTTGTTGGAACATCTATTTGGTCTAGATTCCCTGATGTAAGAGGATGAGTCATGGGCCTTTGGTTTGAAGTTTTTCCGGGGACCAATCGATGCTGGTCTTAGGCATTCTGTATTATCAACCCAGTGTATTATAGGCACGGAACAATTTGACGGTTTCTAATGCAATAATAGTTCTTTATGTGATTATTATAAGTAGTTTTACCAACCCTTTTTACGCGTGTCGAACGGAACTGCTTTTGTCGGAACTTAATGCCTTTGTCGCTCATTGATGGCGATctcatgtttttaattttcaattttgttccCCCCACAGCTATCGATTGACATGTGTGCAATTATTAACTCACGATTAAGCTTTTTGACGATTTAAAAGTCTTTCCTTTGTCTTTGAATCTATTTCAATCTCACGAGTATgatcaaattttctttttatttggcaATTGAAGTATTTAACTCgcattactaattaattttttaacccTCTTTTATAGGTGCTTGAATTGGATAATCAATCTTAGAGCACATATGTTCTGAGGTTGATGCATTACGCATATTGTTGTTGCAGTTTCAAGGGTATGGAACACTAGCTACATGAATGAGCTGGATTGCTGTGGAGTCGTCTACCCTGGGTGACTATGCGTACTTGAATTGTGGGACTCAGCAATCTGATATTAATATTAGGTTCTCAGCAAATTATAATTTAGTTCTGGGAAGAAGGCACCGGCAATAGAGGATTTCTTGTATCCATGCTGTCAGAGAGCATGCGTGGAATCTGTATTTCGGGTAATGCACCTGACGAGTATTGCTGCCGATGCATTCGGTGTGGTGACAATTTGTCTAGTAGCCATCTTAATTCTTCTTGGTTTGATGTGCATTGCGTACTCAATTTACTTCCGTTCTCGTATTCGTCAACAGGGGTTTTTTCAGCTCAATTATTTTAGTGGTCCTTGGATAATCAGAATCACATTCATCCTATTTGCAATCTGGTGGGGCCTTGGTGAGATTATTCGGTTAACCTTGTTAAGACGTGTCCTTCACTTAAAATGGAAGGAAACTGTCTGCAAATGCTACATTGTATCAAATTTGGGGTTTGCGGAACCATGCCTCTTCCTCACACTTGTGTTTCTCCTCCGAGCACCGTTACAGAAACTAGAAACTGGGATTATGAGCAGAAAGTGGAATGCGAAGACAGCTGGATATATTCTTCTTTACTGCTTCCCAATGTTTGTTCTTCAGCTTTTTGTTATTCTGGTTGGACCTCAGTTAAACAAGAATAATGGTTCTGGAAAGAAATTACCTCATTATTTTACAACTACAGCTTTTGATTCATCGTCAATGGCAAGGGATAATGATACTCTCTGTACTTACCCTTTACTCAGTACTATTCTCCTTGGCCTTTTTGCCGTTATCCTGACTTCCTACCTTTTTTGGCTTGGTAGTCGGATTTTGAAATTAGTAATTAATAAGGGTTTGCAGAAGAGGGTGTATACGTTGCTACTCTCAGTTTCAGGTTTCCTTCCTTTGAGggttctttttcttggtttatCTGTTTTGTCCGAACCTGAGCATATGAAGTTTGAAGCCTTTGTTTTCTTGGCTTTTCTTGCACTTGTATGTTGTGCTGGGTTGTGTATGTGCACGCTTGTGTACCGTCCAATTGCAGATTGTTTAGCGCTGGGGAATCTACAAGACTTGGAAGCTAGGAGGACTAATGTTGATAATAATGATACCATGTCTCTTATTGCTAACCAGAGTCATCTGGAAGATGTTGTTGAAGAAAATTCTCGGTCTAGCCCTGGTAGGTATTCTGATGCTTCAACCAAGCGGGGATCAATTTCATTTCGGACATTAGAAAAGGATGTTGCTTCAACAGGGACATTTGTAGAACTAAGCCTCTTCTCTCCCAGCCGGAGTGCAACCCCTCCTGGATCGCCGCCTCTTCTTGGTTGGCCCATGCGATCCCCAGCACAGGTTATTGGGTCTTAGAGGCTGGCTAGAAATTGATTTTATCTTTGGGTGAAATATCAATTTTGTGGAAAAGTAAACTGATTGTAAAGGGTTTAGCTTCAATAATGTTTTCTTTTtaccttttctttttaaacTTCTGTTCTGTTTGCTAATTCTAGATATAATGTTTTGCCGTGGAATTTGTgagtactttttttttttttaattttcctgTACCATCACGACAACTTTTTCTTTGAGGGTCCAGTTTCTAAATTCTGTACTAGAGTCTAGAGATGTTGGAATACTCTTGCATAAGGTCATAACATTTGTAAAAGCATATATGTTCTAGTTGGCCTACGCTTTCTTGTAAAAGTATATTGTAGCacatttgtttcaaatgattaaacaaaaaatgcatacaatcattcatttttaatttgtaataatttaaCAAGTTATATAGAAAAGTAGCTGGGTTTTTGGGAGAATTCGAAGAATTCAAGAATTTTCTTACTGTTAATTGACGACTGTCTAATCCACTTGGTGGGGATGATTATCCGAAGGCAGTGTACTAGATCAAAGCTTTGCATCCAGTCGTCGAAATGTGGTAGTTTCGGTAATGCAAAAAATAAAGGGAGGTAATGTTCACGGGAAAGTGAGCTTTTGTCGTTTAAACTTTAAAGTGAGTGAATTCATGGCAAACTCATAGAAGCCGTTGGCTATGAAATTGAGTGATTGTAGTTGGTATTGAacgtatcttttttttttattttttttttcgggaCGAGGAATGTTTCCTTTTTTGGGGGTAAAAATGAGGTTGAAAATTGACTGATGttatatatcttttatcttattaattttgttagcaaattaattttaaaatatctgttgtttttattaagtaaatgattcgaaattatagaaaaaagagaattcaaaattaagatacatttaattaacaaaatatccTTTATATTTAtgagtatttttattatgaattattctTCACATCCAAACAATTTTAGCATCCAAGTTTATCCAAGTAATTTAGAGTCATGCgattctttttttagttttcttctccacactttttcttcttcttcttctccttcttcaccCCTGATGCtaagtcttcttcttcttctttttttattatttttcacttttgttACCGTCGTCACCTTTGCGGgcaatcattaaataatttcagttcatcctagatttaaataaggtgcacttggtctatgcttgttttgaaacgagtttacattcaaaatataattttggttcatttctgaagtgaattattttgttataatttttcttgtttcactATCTTGAGAGGaataaaaccaagaaaaaaagaagaaaaatcaaacaaaaaagaaaaaataagaaaaaaaatttcctCAACTTTTCGAcatgttcttctttttcttgttttgttcatctaatcaaacaaataagaagaaacacataacgCTGCAAAATCACTTGATGAAtttggatgtgtttttgttcatgatttaattttgtttgtctaCTTGTTTTCGAATAAAGTTTGTGTGTCgcaatcattaattaatttcggttcattctgGATTTAAATAAGGTGCATTTGATCTGTACTTCATTTTGAAACGAGTTTacattatgaatttaattttaggtTTATTCTGAATATAATTTCGATTCattctaaatataatttttgttcatttatgaatgaattattttattataattcttcttgtttcactaccttgagagaaataaaataaagaaaaagagaagaaaaatcaaacaaaaaagaagaaacaagaagaaaaaattcctcaaaatttttcatcatgttcttcttttcttgttttgttcatctaatcaaataaagaagaagaaactcataatgttgcaaaatcacTTGATGAAtttggatgtgtttttgttCATGATTCAATTTTGTTTGTGTGCTTATTTTCGAATTAAGTTTGTATGTCacaatcattaagtaatttcgatTCATTCTGGATTTAAATAAGGTGCATTTAGTCTGTGCTtggtttgaaatgagtttatatcctggattttatttttggttcattttgaatataatttcagttcattttaaatataattttggttCAATTCTGTTCAGTACAGTTCAAAACTCCTCCTCCtcaccttctactgcttcttcacagggagagaaggaggaaaagaaaaaaaaattacaacagcaacaacaacaaaagaatgacgataaggagaaaacacgtgaagaagaaggaacgcaaagaggaggaggaggaggaacgcGAAGAAAAAGGCGAAGATGAAGAAGACGCTCCGTGCGTAAACGAgcgtgagaagaagaagaagttccaTGTGTAAATGAGCgtgagaagaaggagaagatgtGCGTGTAATCACACTTTTTTAATGAGAGTGGTTTTTGTTGGTGTTGAACCAACTTGAATGAACTTGGATAAAAAAATACTTGGATGTAAAGCAACCctgttttatacttttattatatctaaataactatcttttttttcattctatgaaaaaataatctataaacatatttaaatataaaaaatttctttttttacttcTATTCATAgttattaacataaaaaattttcttttttcacttcTATTCATAGTTATTAAAACCGGACCGGATCAGATGGTTCGATCGAAATACCAATCATATACCAATTCAATTAGTTGCTTGAACCGAACAAAGTAGAGAACCAATACAAATCGATCAAACTCGGAATGAATCTGTAAAAACCGGTTAAATTCGGTGAGACCGATCCGACCAATCtgtttaaaagttaaaattttttcaaaatgccTAAGGTGGTTTCGAACCCTATCCTTAATGAAAAAGATGTCTTTCCTAGCCACTAAGCTATTATACATTTATacttcttattaatttatttgttcataattatataatatctattaatattattttttaataaaatagagtaaaattaacaaaaatacttaTTGTTTCTgttctatattattttaaaatagttagatatttttaaaatattagtgaaaatatgtattttgaattttaaatttaaattttttattatttttatttttttatttacataggaCCAAATTAATCGGTTCAACTAATAACCCAATAATCCAATAACCGGTTCGATTCTGACAACTATACTTCTactgtcaatttttttttcaatcatataacAAATGAGGATTAGCCATAATCTACAATATTCATCAACACCACCACCTCCAGAAAGTAGATTCATTTTCAAGTTtcaacaaaacacaaaaaaaaaaaaaattattggaaaTATAACATAATTACTTTATATAGTAGTACTATATATCCATATCCCTATATTATCTCACAATGCTGAAAGAAACCGATAAAAATGGAGTTCCAACAATTAAGGATGGCTAGAAACGGAATGCAGCAAAATAGAAACCCCATTGTTTCTTTATAACTTGACATTTCCCTTCAGCGTGGTTGGTTAGTTCGCCttcttcaactttaaccaaaAAACCtgaaacaacaaaaaagaaCGTTTGAGTAGCAACAAGGGGTTTCCGTTCATAGAGCGGTTTTCCGATTGTTGGGAAACCGCTCTATTTACCTCTTCATTAAGGAATCTAATTCGGCCTTTAATTTCTTATAGCTTTGGCTGGATTCAAGATTCAACCTTTTTTCTTTGGGTCAAAGAAAAATCGTTTTTTGTTCATACCCATTTGATGTTACGAGTTGTTTGTTTCTAATTCAGTTTAAGGAAAGAGTTCATTAGTTAATGGTCAAcctgtttttctcttttatccAGTTGTGTGTATGAATCTTTTGAAACCAAATTTTCCATATTTTGGTGTCTTTGTTGATAATTGGAGGAAAGAATGGCTTGTTCAAATTGCCAATCTGTGTTGCCTAAACCAAATGATTGGGTGAAGGGTAAATTGGTCGGAACCGGATCTTTCGGTACAGTCAATTTGGCCATGAACAAATCCACCGGAGGGCTTTTTGTGGTGAAATCAGCACATATAGGGGCTGGTTGTGAGGCTTTGAGTAATGAGGTGAAAATCCTAGAGAGTTTAAGTTCATCACCATATATTGTTCAATATCTGGGGAAAGAGGAGGACCAAGGTAATCTCAATGTCTTCATGGAGTACATGGCTGGAGGTAGCTTGGCAGATGTGGCTCAAAAGTTTGGTGGATCATTGGATGAAGATGTTGTCCGGTTGTATACTAGAGAAATACTTCATGGTTTACAGCATCTTCACCAGCATGGAATTGTGCATTGTGATCTTAAGTGTAAGAATGTGCTTTTAGGTTCATCCGGGAACATCAAATTGGCAGACTTTGGATGTGCCAAAAGGGTGAAGGACTTGAAGGCCGCCGCGCGTTTAGGAGGGACTCCTCTATGGATGGCCCCTGAAGTATTGAGGAATGAGCAGTTGGATGTTTCTGCTGATATATGGTCTTTGGGATGCACTGTTATTGAAATGGCCACTGGAAGGTATCCTTGGGCCGGCGAAGTGTCGAATCCAATGGCTTCTGTGCTGAGGATCGCCAATGGTGACGAGATACCTCAACTTCCAGCTCATTTCTCCAAGGAGGGTTTGGATTTCTTGACCAGGTGCTTGGAGAGAGACCCCAAAAAGAGGTGTACTGCTCAGGACTTGCTTCACCATCCATTTCTGTCAAGGAGTTCAAGAAGATCTTCTCAACAAAAACAGTGTGTATCTTCACCAACAAGTGTTTTGGAGGTTCATGGTTTTGAGGCTACTTGTGATTTAGATGATGAGTTAGAAAGCTCTCGGGAACATGATAAGCTCTCTTTTAGAAACCCGTTCGCGTGCCATGATCGAGCAGTAGGAAGCAAAGCAtgccaaccagaagacattgccCTATGGTCGTCTGGGAGTTGGATTACTGTTAGGTCAGGATAACCTTGAGAATCAAGGGAAAAGTAAACAGAGAATGTGTTGAATGTAGATACAGGATTCAAATGTACAGCTTTGGAGTAGGAGCAAAATAGGTTGTCAAGGTGTTGATGCATTCTTTTCCTCTACACTTCACATGGTTTTTGGTATTATGTGTAAAAACTTTCTAATAAAAGGAATAGGATTCTTAAGTAAATAATACAAGATTCCAAAATGTAAAGGATAATGGAGTTTTGAAAATACCTCACAATGCATCACAGTTAGATAAACATTAATACACCCTCATATCCTATCCATCAGATGATAAGGGGTGTGTGGTGAACCACAATCGCCACCTTAACTTCGTTAATAAATGATGCATTTCATAGATCTATGCTTTGCATTGACCATTGAGAGGGTTCTTCTTACATTACAAACACCGTTTTTTCACTAAAAACTTAGCTATGGTTACTAGAGTGCCATAATACAAAGATGCATACAAACAAATTTTCTCAAATCTATATACATTTGTACTCAACAGAAGCCTTGTCATTAGAAGAATTTAGCATTTTTACTCTACAGAAATGTTTCTAAAGAAGAATTTCATGTTACGTTACAACCTTCTGCCTTCTTATAGTTTCAAGTTTCAACTACCTTAACTGCCATGACACTATCAAGTAATTTTGTGTTCTCATCAATAAtttctgtatacctcccataaTTGAACCAGATTGACAGTTCAACCAGAGTCAAAGATTTCTATTGATAGAAGAGAAATCTCTGGCACCATGTAATGAAATTGGTTGCTCTCTAATGCGAGACAGAAGGATGGAAACTTGTTCTGTAGCAATATCTAACCGTTCCTTAGACTTTGCAGATTCTGTAATCAGAGACGACACTATATTTTGTAAAAACTGAACCCTTTCAGTATGATCATTTGGTGCACTCTGAGCAAGTTTAGAGGAGGGTATGCTGATTCGACGCCAACGGATGGGAAGATATCTATCTGGGATTTGAAAGCAATTTCCTGTTGAAAGAACTCTAAGAGAATGCCTACAGAGAATTCCAGAGAATTCAAATTGATGGCAGCTGCAACTTATAATTCCTTCCTGAGGAGACCAATAAACTTTCCGACCTCCCTCAGCTTTTGTGTGGTGCCTCACAAGAAAACCGTCTTCAATTGGAAAAGAAGCATAGTGTGCAGCCAACACAAGTTGCTCTTGAAGCTTTGAAAAGGCAAAAGGAGTGAGGACTGTAGCGGCATGTGACTCCATAGGAGCTCCAGTTTTGAGGCAAATATTTTGGAGATTCTGCTGCATGGTTTGTTGTTCTCcagtttgatctttaaaatcaACGGCGACAGCTACCTGAAATATGCAAGCATAAATCAAAATTaagctttttctctttctaaagAATACGTTAAAACTTTCAGAGTGAAtactcatcaaaatcaatataACAATATCTCAGCCAAGATAGATAGTACCTGTTCAACAAAATGTGCAAGTCGGGTTTGTGCACTCAGAAACCGTTGAATGAACGCATTAATTGACTTTGATTGACCAGTTGTAGTCATTCCTGCAAGAAAATGACTTCTCAAAAATGGCAATGCCCAAAGTGAGCGAGAGCTATATAAATTGACCATGTGCCGATTGGAATGCAGTCCATAACAACAAACCATTTCCCTCCAGCCTAATTCAAAATCCTCAACGGATTCAAGATTATAGAGTCTATAAAATTCAGCCTTCCACTCATTGTAGCGATCCCCAAGAACAGCATTAAACCAAGATGGAAACTTTGCCACTATCATCCATATGCAGAAGGCATGTTTTGTTGTTGGTAGTTCTGTAGATATTGCGTCTTTGAGACATATATTTTGGTCAGTTAATATCGTCTGCGGAGCCTTTCCATTCATAAACCCTAAGAAAGCCTTTCAAGGTGATttgaaaaaggaaggaaaaaatatatgtaaattaaAGAGCCAAAGAACTTTTTATGAATTAACAGACCACTCAGGTTGGAGAAAGGAATAAGAAAGAAATTCGCATCCACAGATAAAATAACACatccattttcaaaaaataggaAGGACAGAGAACACTAGCATAAGGTGCTTAAACACATTTACCAAAGGGTAGCAAGTTATTAAGGAACTCTTTGCAATTGCAGTAATTTAAAAACAGTTCACTTAACTGTTTGCAAATTATTTAGACTAGCAACTGATTATTGTTTATGACTAGTTGACTACACAAAATCTTAGTAACAAGATATCTTCCCCTAGCATTCGTTTATATTCATTAAACCA from Arachis duranensis cultivar V14167 chromosome 4, aradu.V14167.gnm2.J7QH, whole genome shotgun sequence encodes:
- the LOC107482728 gene encoding uncharacterized protein LOC107482728, whose amino-acid sequence is MHLTSIAADAFGVVTICLVAILILLGLMCIAYSIYFRSRIRQQGFFQLNYFSGPWIIRITFILFAIWWGLGEIIRLTLLRRVLHLKWKETVCKCYIVSNLGFAEPCLFLTLVFLLRAPLQKLETGIMSRKWNAKTAGYILLYCFPMFVLQLFVILVGPQLNKNNGSGKKLPHYFTTTAFDSSSMARDNDTLCTYPLLSTILLGLFAVILTSYLFWLGSRILKLVINKGLQKRVYTLLLSVSGFLPLRVLFLGLSVLSEPEHMKFEAFVFLAFLALVCCAGLCMCTLVYRPIADCLALGNLQDLEARRTNVDNNDTMSLIANQSHLEDVVEENSRSSPGRYSDASTKRGSISFRTLEKDVASTGTFVELSLFSPSRSATPPGSPPLLGWPMRSPAQVIGS
- the LOC107482730 gene encoding mitogen-activated protein kinase kinase kinase 17-like; this translates as MACSNCQSVLPKPNDWVKGKLVGTGSFGTVNLAMNKSTGGLFVVKSAHIGAGCEALSNEVKILESLSSSPYIVQYLGKEEDQGNLNVFMEYMAGGSLADVAQKFGGSLDEDVVRLYTREILHGLQHLHQHGIVHCDLKCKNVLLGSSGNIKLADFGCAKRVKDLKAAARLGGTPLWMAPEVLRNEQLDVSADIWSLGCTVIEMATGRYPWAGEVSNPMASVLRIANGDEIPQLPAHFSKEGLDFLTRCLERDPKKRCTAQDLLHHPFLSRSSRRSSQQKQCVSSPTSVLEVHGFEATCDLDDELESSREHDKLSFRNPFACHDRAVGSKACQPEDIALWSSGSWITVRSG
- the LOC107482727 gene encoding protein FAR1-RELATED SEQUENCE 11, producing MSEEAGSMLVAYDDPSDQRSLSLDDTSSTEESPGETRLSLETANDAIPYIGQRFATHDAAYEYYSEFAKRCGFSIRRHRTEGKDGVGKGLTRRYFVCHRAGNTPVKTSTESKPQRNRKSSRCGCQAYMRISKTTEFGSPEWRVTGFANHHNHELLEPNQVRFLPAYRTISDADKNRILMFAKTGISVHQMMRLMELEKCVEPGYLPFTEKDVRNLLQSFRKLDPEEESLDLLRMCRTIKEKDPNFKFEFTLDTNNRLENIAWSYASSIQLYDIFGDAVVFDTTHRLTAFDMPLGIWVGMNNYGMPCFFGCVVLRDETMRSFSWALKAFLGFMNGKAPQTILTDQNICLKDAISTELPTTKHAFCIWMIVAKFPSWFNAVLGDRYNEWKAEFYRLYNLESVEDFELGWREMVCCYGLHSNRHMVNLYSSRSLWALPFLRSHFLAGMTTTGQSKSINAFIQRFLSAQTRLAHFVEQVAVAVDFKDQTGEQQTMQQNLQNICLKTGAPMESHAATVLTPFAFSKLQEQLVLAAHYASFPIEDGFLVRHHTKAEGGRKVYWSPQEGIISCSCHQFEFSGILCRHSLRVLSTGNCFQIPDRYLPIRWRRISIPSSKLAQSAPNDHTERVQFLQNIVSSLITESAKSKERLDIATEQVSILLSRIREQPISLHGARDFSSINRNL